The segment ATATCAAAAAAGTTTTGCAAAAAATTTTTCAGGCGGTATGAAAAGAAGACTAAATATAGCCTGTGCAATAGCTCATAATCCTAAGATAATCATAATGGATGAACCAACAGTTGGTATTGACCCACAGTCAAGAAATCATATATTAGAATCAGTTAAGAAGTTAAACAAAAAGGGATGTACCATAATATACACAAGTCATTACATGGAGGAAGTAGAGCAGATATGTACTAAGGTTGCAATAATAGATCATGGTAAAATAATAGCTGAAGGAGATAAAGAAGAACTTAAAAGTTTAATCACAGATAAGAATATGGTGAATATAAAAATTTCTTCTGTAGAAGACATAAAATTAGAAGAGTTAAAAGAAATTGAGGGTATTTGTAATATAGAAATCAAAGACAATGTAATTAGAATTGAAAGTCTTAAAGAAATAAACAATTTAGATAAGATAATTATGTATTTTGTTAAAAATAAAATTCACATTAGTACCATAGAGAGTAAGGAGCCTGATTTAGAAACTGTCTTCTTAACATTGACAGGAAGAAAATTAAGAGATTAAAGGAAAGGAGAAATAAATTTGAATATATTTAATGTTTTAATGAAAGAATTGAAAATTCAATTTAGAGACAAAAAAGCAATGAGTATTATGACGATATTTCCTATAATTTTAATAGTAATATTAGGAACTGCTTTTTCAGGTTCATTTAAGAATACAACCATTATTTCTGATGTAAAGGTAGGTTACTTTATTGAAGATAAGGGCCAATTAACTTCGGCTATGAGTAAATTTACTGAAGAATTTCATAACTTAGACATTAAGTTTAATAAGATAGAAAGCAAAGAAGAGGGTATAAATAATGTAAAAAACTGCAAATATGATGTCTTTATAAATGTAAATTCTAAGAATAAAAAAATAGAGTTATATAAAAATGAAAGGTATAATCTTACGGCTGGTTTGATTGAAAACATAATGGATATTTTTGTAGATAAGTGTAATTTAAACATGGAATTATATAGAATTAATCCAGTAGAAGCAGGTAAAATCATAAGTGAAAAAGAAAAAGAACCTTCTTTTATTTCACTTAAAACTTTGAATGGCAAAAATTCGCCAAGAGCTAAAGATTATTATTCTATAACTATGATAAGTTTAATAATATTATATAGCTCATTAGCTGGAACATTTTCAATAAAGGCTGAGAGTTATAACAATACGAAAAATAGATTGTTTTATGCACCAGTAAAGAAATTTGAAGTGTTTATCGGAAAGACTATGGGACTTACTATTATTACTTTTTTCAAATTTTGCTTGTATTTCTTTTCAGTAAATATATTTTAAAAACCTACTGGGGCGAACATATTTTACTAGAGTTAATCATATTTTTAACTTTAATAATAATGTCTTTAAGTATTGGAATGGCAGTAGCATTTTTGTTTAAAAGTGATGAAGCTAGTTCAGCAGGGTTAAATTCTATAATACCAATATTTGCTTTTTTAGGTGGAGCTTATGCACCTATTAATTTTAAAGAAGGAAGTATTTTTATGAATATATGTAAAATATCACCTCTTAAGTGGACCAATGATGGGCTCTTAAAGCTAATATATGCTAATGACACTTCATATGTAGGTATAGCTATTGCTATAAATTTAACTATAGCTGTAATTTTACTAATATTTTCTTCTTTAATGTTTAGAAAGGAGGAAGCTTAGAATGAGTAATTTGCTTCTGATAGCATTAAATACCTTAAAAATAACTTTTAGAAAAAAATCCTTCTTTGTACTCCTTCTTATGCCTATTGCTATGGTTATATTGGCTATATTTGTAAATGGTAATGTTTCAAAAGGAAATATAAAAATAGGGGTATATAATAAAGAAAATAGTTATATTACAAAAGATATGGTGGCTAATATAGATAAAAACGAAAAGTTTAAAGTAATTGTGTTTAAGGATGAAAAAGAGCTAAAAAACAAAATTTCTGAAGGTAAGTTAACTTGTGGATTTATAATACCAAATGATTTTTCAAGTAAACTATGTAAAGGAAAAATGGAAAATATAGATATTCTTTCTTTAAAAGGAGAGGATTCAACCATTTGGATTAAAAATTATTTGAATTATTATATAGATAATTTAGTAGATATAAATAAAATATCTAAAGGAAATAAAGAAATTTTTATTAAAGTTTATAATGAGTACAAGAGAAAAAATATTAAATTAGAGGTTAATAAAGTTAAAGATGAGATTTCTGGAAAAAATATTACAACTCAAAGTACAGGATTCTTAGTATTATTTATGCTTATGGGAGCTAGTTCAATTTCAGCATTGATACTTGCAGATAAAAGGAGAAGAACTTATAGCAGAATTATAACTGCACCAGTTAATGCCAAAAAATATTTAGCTTCGAATGCCCTAGCAAGTCTATTTATAATGGCAATTCAGTGCTTAATTGTAGTTATATCTATGGATAAAATATTTAAAGTAAAAACTTATATGCCAAATTATCAGCTTTTTATTCTTCTAATGTGTTTTGGACTAGTTGCAACTGGATTTGGAATGCTTATAGTAGCTTTTTCAGAAACTACTTATCAAGCAAGTAATTTATCTACTTTATTAATAACGCCTACCTGTATGTTGTCAGGTTGTTTTTGGCCAATGAGTATAATGCCAGATGTTTTTAAAAAACTATCTAATGCGTTTCCACAAAGATGG is part of the Haloimpatiens sp. FM7315 genome and harbors:
- a CDS encoding ABC transporter ATP-binding protein, yielding MKIIEIKNLRKKFKDNVAVDGINLSVEEGEIYGFLGPNGAGKSTTINILTGILSMDEGEIKIFQKDIIKNSDYVKRNIGIVPQDISIYEDLTAYENVNFFAGLYGLRGEILKNKVKEALEFVGLTEYQKSFAKNFSGGMKRRLNIACAIAHNPKIIIMDEPTVGIDPQSRNHILESVKKLNKKGCTIIYTSHYMEEVEQICTKVAIIDHGKIIAEGDKEELKSLITDKNMVNIKISSVEDIKLEELKEIEGICNIEIKDNVIRIESLKEINNLDKIIMYFVKNKIHISTIESKEPDLETVFLTLTGRKLRD
- a CDS encoding ABC transporter permease; amino-acid sequence: MNIFNVLMKELKIQFRDKKAMSIMTIFPIILIVILGTAFSGSFKNTTIISDVKVGYFIEDKGQLTSAMSKFTEEFHNLDIKFNKIESKEEGINNVKNCKYDVFINVNSKNKKIELYKNERYNLTAGLIENIMDIFVDKCNLNMELYRINPVEAGKIISEKEKEPSFISLKTLNGKNSPRAKDYYSITMISLIILYSSLAGTFSIKAESYNNTKNRLFYAPVKKFEVFIGKTMGLTIITFFKFCLYFFSVNIF
- a CDS encoding ABC transporter permease, with protein sequence MLVFLFSKYILKTYWGEHILLELIIFLTLIIMSLSIGMAVAFLFKSDEASSAGLNSIIPIFAFLGGAYAPINFKEGSIFMNICKISPLKWTNDGLLKLIYANDTSYVGIAIAINLTIAVILLIFSSLMFRKEEA
- a CDS encoding ABC transporter permease; amino-acid sequence: MSNLLLIALNTLKITFRKKSFFVLLLMPIAMVILAIFVNGNVSKGNIKIGVYNKENSYITKDMVANIDKNEKFKVIVFKDEKELKNKISEGKLTCGFIIPNDFSSKLCKGKMENIDILSLKGEDSTIWIKNYLNYYIDNLVDINKISKGNKEIFIKVYNEYKRKNIKLEVNKVKDEISGKNITTQSTGFLVLFMLMGASSISALILADKRRRTYSRIITAPVNAKKYLASNALASLFIMAIQCLIVVISMDKIFKVKTYMPNYQLFILLMCFGLVATGFGMLIVAFSETTYQASNLSTLLITPTCMLSGCFWPMSIMPDVFKKLSNAFPQRWLIKAIETVQSEQNFKSGIKYIFVLLLFALVFFLISAFKFKSKNNSTKFI